From the genome of Synergistota bacterium:
TGGTTTCTATTTATGGTATACCCGTATTTGCGGTCAAGGGAGAGGATAAGGATAGATACTATTCTCATATAAAAGCGGTATTATCTAAGGAACCTCACATAACGATGGATGATGGAGCGGATTTGATTTCAACACTTCATAAGGAGAATCTCCCCTCCATAAGGAATGTCATAGGAGGCACGGAGGAAACAACAACAGGTGTTATAAGGCTGAGGGCTATGGCAGACAGCGGCGTTTTAAGGTATCCGGTTATAGCGGTAAACGAGGCTTTAACCAAGCATATGTTTGACAATAGATATGGTACCGGGAGAAGCACAATAGACGGTATAATGAGAGCAACGAATAAGCTTCTTGCGGATTCCGTTTTCGTCGTTGCGGGATATGGATGGTGCGGTAAGGGAGTTGCCATGAGAGCTCGTGGTATGGGGGCTCATGTTATAGTTACGGAGGTTGATCCGCTAAAGGCTATAGAGGCATGGATGGATGGCTATTCGGTTATGAAGATGGAAGAGGCGGCTAAGGTAGGCGATATATTTTGCACCGTTACCGGTGATATAAACGTTATAAGGGAAGAGCACTTTAAAGTCATGAAGGATGGGGCTATACTTTGCAACGCCGGTCACTTCAATGTGGAGATAGATATTCCCGCGCTTGAGCGAATGGCAGTTTCTAAGAGAAAGGTGAGAGAGCTTGTTGATGAATATGAGATGCCGGATGGAAGAAGAATATATCTGCTTGCTGAGGGACGTCTTATAAATCTCTCAGCTGCTGAGGGGCATCCTGCATCTGTTATGGATATGAGCTTTGCCAATCAAGCTCTCTCGGCAGAATATCTTGTCAAGCATGGAAAGGAACTGCAGAATAAGGTATATGCGGTTCCAGAGGAGATAGATAGAGAAGTTGCCCATCTTAAGCTTCACGCTCTCGGCATAGAAATAGATGAGTTAACGCCTGAGCAGAGGAAGTATCTTTCCTCTTGGGAGGAGGGAACATAAAGCTTGGTAGGAACGATAGTTAATACTGGTGCAGTTATAGCTGGGAGCTTGATAGGTTTGACGGTCAGAAAGGGAATGCCTGATAGGGTGAGAAGGGCTATGCTTCAGGCGCTGGGGCTTTCTACTCTTCTTATAGGAATGAAAATGGGTTTTGAGGGAAAGGAGCTACTTGTTGTTATCCTTTCCCTCGTTGTTGGGGGAGCACTGGGTACATGGTGGAGTCTTGAATACAAAATAGAGGGAATAGGAAGGTTCTTTGAGAAAAAGCTCAAGCGAGAGGATATAGTGAAGGGGTGGCTAACCGCGACTATGATCTTTTGTGTAGGACCTATGACTGTGCTTGGGTGCTTTCAAGATGGCTTGATGGGCAAACCGGATCTCCTATTCTTAAAATCTCTGCTTGACTTTGTTACCTCTGCTATGCTTGCATCTGCTCTCGGCTTTGGGGTATTGCTTTCCGCCGTTTCAGTTCTCGTCATACAGGGGACTCTTACTCTTCTTGCGTCTCAGCTTTATTTTCTCAAGGAATCTTTTATTCTCGGGAACTTTACGGCAACGGGGGGATTGATGGTTCTCGCCATAGGGCTACGTCTCCTGGAGATAAAAGACATAAAGGTGGGTGATTTTCTACCTGCTCTTATCGTTTCTCCTTTAATAAGTGCTTTTTGGAAGTGAAAGTATATTGCCTATGAAAATCTTCTTAAGCTCCCTTCTTAATATTGAGTAGCGAATATAAAGCGAAAGCTTTCTTTTTCTTCTCTCCCAGAATTTTTTTTCCTCTGGGGAAGAAGACTTTCTCTCAAATGTCCTTATTCGTGATAACGCTATTCTGAACTTGGAGCGATCATCAAGGGATGAAATGGCTTCTTTCAAAAGGAAAAACCCATCCTTGATAAATTTTCCTTCTCCTATAAGATTTAGGAGAAATTTCTGTTTCTTTCCGATCCTTATCTTTTCTACATTAGGGATTCCGGTTTTCAGAATTTCTCTTGAGAGCGGTTCAATTTTGAAGTTCATGGCTTTAAGAATTTTAAGTAATGTTGGTAAAGCTTTAAGAGCGCTGGGACAGGAGTGCATCAGTACGATGCTTCTGTCCCAGCTTAGCATCAGGGTCTTCAAGATGATGGAGAGCTCTCCCTTCCCTTCGTAGTCTCCCGTATTTACATCCCAGAAAATGGGTTTGAAACCAAGTTCTCGGAAAACAATCTCTTTTTCTTTCGAAATTCTCCCTCCTGGTGGTCTAAAAATCTTTGGGAAATACCCGAGTACATCTCCAAGTATTATCTCCCCCTTGATAAGATCTTCCAAGGCCTCATGCAGGTTTTCGTGGGGGAATCTGTTATGATGATAGGTATGGTTTCCTATAGTGTGCCCCCTTTGAGCTAAATCTTTTACTATATTTTGGTGTGCTAAGATCTTTTCCCCGACGAAGAAGAAAGTTCCCCTCCCAGAATTTTTTTCTAACTCCTCCGCTATTTTTTCCGTATAGGGGATGAGCGGTCCGTCGTCAAAGGTCAGGTAAATTGTTTTCTCCTTGATGATCGGTATAAAAATTAGCACTAAGCATATTAAATATGGGAGTGTCTTTTTCATGTTTTATATTATAACACTCTTGAGGTTGAGGGAGTTTATTGTTATTATAGAGAAAAAAAGATAAAAGATATTCCTTTTCGGCTCGCAGGATGTCCCGACGGAAAGGAGGTGAGAGGTGTAAGGGGAGGATTCCTGCGTAGCTCAATAAGAACGCAAGGGAGGGATGCTCTGTGAGAAAAGCCGCGTTGATTT
Proteins encoded in this window:
- a CDS encoding adenosylhomocysteinase gives rise to the protein VSIYGIPVFAVKGEDKDRYYSHIKAVLSKEPHITMDDGADLISTLHKENLPSIRNVIGGTEETTTGVIRLRAMADSGVLRYPVIAVNEALTKHMFDNRYGTGRSTIDGIMRATNKLLADSVFVVAGYGWCGKGVAMRARGMGAHVIVTEVDPLKAIEAWMDGYSVMKMEEAAKVGDIFCTVTGDINVIREEHFKVMKDGAILCNAGHFNVEIDIPALERMAVSKRKVRELVDEYEMPDGRRIYLLAEGRLINLSAAEGHPASVMDMSFANQALSAEYLVKHGKELQNKVYAVPEEIDREVAHLKLHALGIEIDELTPEQRKYLSSWEEGT
- a CDS encoding DUF554 domain-containing protein; amino-acid sequence: MVGTIVNTGAVIAGSLIGLTVRKGMPDRVRRAMLQALGLSTLLIGMKMGFEGKELLVVILSLVVGGALGTWWSLEYKIEGIGRFFEKKLKREDIVKGWLTATMIFCVGPMTVLGCFQDGLMGKPDLLFLKSLLDFVTSAMLASALGFGVLLSAVSVLVIQGTLTLLASQLYFLKESFILGNFTATGGLMVLAIGLRLLEIKDIKVGDFLPALIVSPLISAFWK
- a CDS encoding polysaccharide deacetylase family protein; this translates as MKKTLPYLICLVLIFIPIIKEKTIYLTFDDGPLIPYTEKIAEELEKNSGRGTFFFVGEKILAHQNIVKDLAQRGHTIGNHTYHHNRFPHENLHEALEDLIKGEIILGDVLGYFPKIFRPPGGRISKEKEIVFRELGFKPIFWDVNTGDYEGKGELSIILKTLMLSWDRSIVLMHSCPSALKALPTLLKILKAMNFKIEPLSREILKTGIPNVEKIRIGKKQKFLLNLIGEGKFIKDGFFLLKEAISSLDDRSKFRIALSRIRTFERKSSSPEEKKFWERRKRKLSLYIRYSILRRELKKIFIGNILSLPKSTY